One stretch of Dokdonia sp. Hel_I_53 DNA includes these proteins:
- a CDS encoding thiamine pyrophosphate-dependent enzyme — MQHSISQTKPFTYNREGISNEELLALYKSMLKPRMIEEKMLILLRQGKISKWFAGIGQEAISVGVTMAMKNEEYILPMHRNLGVFTTREIPLYRLFTQWQGKMSGFTKGRDRSFHFGTQEFNIVGMISHLGPQLGVADGIALAHKLRNEKSVTAVFTGEGGTSEGDFHEALNVASVWDLPVLFCIENNGYGLSTPTSEQYKCEHLAYRAKGYGMESHIIDGNNILEVYSKIKSITEDIRINPRPVLIEFKTFRMRGHEEASGTKYVPQELMDSWAQKDPVVNFKQFLLDEEVITEEMHAQFTEAFTAEINEHLDLAYGENEIIPDLDTEVNDVFAPFSFRESKPSEETEELRLIDAISKGLKQSMEKYDDLIIMGQDVAEYGGVFKITEGFVEAFGKDRVRNTPICESAIVETSMGLSINGMKAVMEMQFSDFATSGFNPLVNYLAKSYYRWSQPADVVVRMPCGAGVAAGPFHSQTNEAWFTHTPGLKVVYPAFPADAKGLLATAIEDPNPVLFFEHKALYRSIREEVPANYYTIPLGKASLLRTGEQLTIITYGAGVHWALEMLNELSHIETDLIDLRTLQPLDTDAIFKSVRKTGRVLLLTEDSAFGSIMSDISAMIMENCFESLDAPVRRVASLDTPIPFNKDLEDQYLSRKRLKETMIELLKY, encoded by the coding sequence ATGCAACATTCAATATCTCAAACTAAACCTTTTACCTATAATAGGGAAGGAATATCAAATGAAGAACTTCTAGCTCTTTATAAGTCAATGCTTAAACCTCGTATGATCGAGGAGAAAATGCTCATTCTTTTAAGACAGGGTAAGATCTCTAAATGGTTTGCTGGGATAGGTCAAGAAGCCATTTCTGTAGGAGTTACAATGGCCATGAAAAATGAAGAATATATATTACCTATGCACCGTAACTTGGGTGTGTTCACTACTAGAGAGATTCCATTATACAGACTCTTTACACAGTGGCAAGGTAAAATGAGCGGGTTTACTAAGGGTAGGGACCGTAGTTTTCATTTTGGTACACAAGAATTTAATATTGTGGGGATGATTTCTCATTTAGGACCACAACTAGGTGTTGCAGATGGAATTGCACTTGCCCATAAATTACGTAACGAAAAGTCTGTTACAGCTGTATTTACAGGGGAAGGAGGGACAAGCGAAGGAGACTTTCATGAAGCACTCAATGTAGCATCTGTTTGGGATCTACCTGTTTTATTTTGTATAGAAAATAACGGGTACGGATTGTCAACACCTACTTCAGAGCAGTATAAGTGTGAACACCTAGCGTATAGAGCAAAGGGCTACGGAATGGAGTCCCATATCATAGATGGCAATAATATTTTAGAGGTTTATAGCAAAATTAAAAGCATTACAGAGGATATTCGAATTAATCCTAGGCCTGTACTGATCGAATTCAAAACGTTTAGAATGCGTGGTCATGAGGAGGCTAGTGGTACAAAGTACGTGCCTCAGGAATTAATGGATTCTTGGGCCCAAAAAGACCCTGTAGTGAATTTTAAACAGTTTCTGCTTGATGAGGAAGTAATTACTGAAGAAATGCATGCGCAATTTACAGAAGCATTTACTGCAGAAATTAATGAGCACTTAGATCTTGCTTATGGTGAAAATGAGATCATCCCTGATCTAGACACAGAGGTAAATGATGTATTTGCTCCTTTTAGCTTTCGCGAAAGTAAACCGAGTGAAGAAACAGAAGAACTAAGACTCATAGATGCAATTTCAAAAGGACTTAAACAGTCTATGGAGAAATATGATGACCTTATTATTATGGGTCAGGATGTAGCAGAGTATGGAGGTGTTTTTAAAATTACTGAAGGTTTTGTAGAAGCTTTTGGGAAAGATCGTGTGCGTAATACGCCTATTTGTGAAAGTGCGATTGTTGAAACCTCAATGGGGTTATCAATTAACGGAATGAAAGCGGTAATGGAAATGCAGTTTTCAGATTTTGCTACGTCAGGTTTTAATCCTTTAGTAAATTATTTAGCAAAATCATATTACCGGTGGTCGCAACCTGCAGATGTAGTAGTTCGTATGCCTTGTGGAGCAGGTGTGGCCGCAGGACCTTTTCACTCTCAGACCAATGAGGCTTGGTTTACTCATACACCTGGATTAAAAGTAGTTTACCCAGCATTTCCAGCAGATGCAAAAGGCTTACTTGCGACGGCTATTGAAGATCCTAATCCAGTACTCTTCTTTGAACATAAAGCATTATACAGAAGTATAAGAGAGGAAGTGCCTGCAAATTATTATACGATACCGTTAGGAAAAGCATCTCTACTGCGCACGGGAGAGCAACTTACAATTATAACATACGGGGCTGGGGTACATTGGGCTCTTGAGATGCTTAATGAACTTTCTCATATTGAAACAGATTTGATTGACCTCAGAACTTTGCAGCCTCTAGATACTGATGCTATTTTTAAGTCAGTTCGTAAAACAGGGCGTGTACTTCTATTAACAGAAGACTCTGCTTTTGGTAGCATTATGTCAGACATCTCTGCGATGATTATGGAAAATTGTTTTGAGTCATTAGATGCACCCGTTAGAAGAGTGGCTAGTCTTGATACTCCTATTCCGTTTAATAAGGACCTAGAAGATCAATATTTATCACGTAAACGCCTTAAAGAAACAATGATAGAATTACTTAAATACTAA
- a CDS encoding isopenicillin N synthase family dioxygenase — MNNIPSVDLADFLSDDPDRKQKFVNEIGSAYEDIGFVSLKNHFLDDALVDDLYKSVKDFFSLPEDTKMKYEIEGGGGQRGYISFGKEHAKGKKEGDLKEFWHFGQEADEDANLAEAYPGNIMVNELPAFNEKGMEAYRMLEKTGIYVLRALALYIGLDEFYFDHWARNGNSILRPIHYPPITEEPKGAVRAGAHGDINLITLLMGASAGGLQVLRKDGEWIDAIPNEDELVINVGDMLERHTNNKLRSTIHRVVNPPKEEWGTARYSIPFFMHPRSDMKLNCLDECVDEEHPKAFEDITAGEFLHQRLVEIGLIKE, encoded by the coding sequence ATGAATAATATACCTAGTGTTGACCTCGCAGATTTTTTAAGTGATGATCCAGATCGAAAACAGAAATTTGTAAATGAAATTGGTTCGGCATATGAGGACATAGGTTTTGTATCGCTAAAAAACCATTTCTTAGATGATGCCCTTGTAGATGATTTATATAAAAGTGTAAAAGATTTTTTTTCCCTTCCAGAAGATACTAAAATGAAATACGAGATTGAAGGCGGTGGCGGACAGCGTGGATATATTTCATTTGGTAAAGAACACGCAAAAGGTAAAAAAGAAGGAGATTTAAAAGAATTCTGGCACTTTGGTCAAGAGGCAGACGAAGATGCAAATCTTGCAGAAGCATATCCAGGAAATATCATGGTTAATGAACTTCCTGCTTTTAATGAAAAAGGAATGGAAGCCTACAGAATGCTCGAGAAAACCGGTATTTATGTTTTAAGAGCATTAGCACTATATATAGGACTTGACGAATTTTATTTTGACCACTGGGCTCGTAATGGAAATAGTATTTTACGTCCTATTCACTACCCTCCTATTACTGAAGAGCCAAAAGGTGCTGTACGAGCAGGTGCACATGGTGATATAAATTTAATTACCCTTTTAATGGGAGCTTCTGCTGGAGGACTTCAGGTATTACGTAAAGATGGTGAATGGATAGATGCCATACCTAATGAAGATGAGCTTGTAATTAATGTAGGTGATATGTTAGAACGCCATACTAATAACAAATTGCGTTCTACCATCCACAGGGTTGTAAACCCACCAAAAGAAGAATGGGGAACCGCACGCTATTCTATTCCATTTTTTATGCACCCTAGGTCAGATATGAAACTAAACTGTCTAGATGAGTGTGTTGATGAAGAGCATCCTAAAGCTTTTGAGGATATCACAGCTGGAGAATTTTTACACCAACGCCTCGTAGAAATTGGCCTTATTAAAGAATAG
- a CDS encoding translation initiation factor: MDLSDQLKNLFPDHTPEGTQEEDLPLEDTLWIQNDPLLCKYEKRKGKPITIIEGYTGETSDFKILAKEIKVYLGVGGSFKNESIIIQGDYRDRIMSFLKDKGFKTKRVGG, translated from the coding sequence ATGGACTTAAGCGATCAACTTAAAAACCTATTCCCAGATCATACCCCAGAAGGAACTCAAGAGGAAGACCTTCCCTTAGAAGATACATTATGGATTCAAAATGATCCTCTCCTTTGTAAGTATGAAAAACGGAAAGGAAAACCTATTACAATAATAGAAGGATATACTGGAGAAACCTCTGATTTTAAGATTCTAGCAAAAGAAATTAAAGTATATTTAGGTGTAGGTGGTAGTTTCAAAAATGAAAGTATCATCATCCAAGGCGACTACCGCGATCGCATCATGAGTTTTTTGAAGGACAAAGGATTTAAAACTAAGCGCGTAGGCGGTTAA